In Pseudothermotoga hypogea DSM 11164 = NBRC 106472, the following are encoded in one genomic region:
- a CDS encoding HEAT repeat domain-containing protein: MDVNDDVERLVERIISEKGIEAIPSLINLLTDEDEKVRETVLQIIYRFGDTARPILLQKYREHIKMCQQNDVVLLYLVDILSDLGETSIKKDLYNLLSKYDDESAQLVIYEAICKLKDGEKILDVLAYYLLEDEYREELATQVIMALSHVPTPRTIEVLARAYRDERFTQDIKKDIVQAISMLTMKDPKLWDHFEKVADQKLISEVKAFTR, from the coding sequence ATGGACGTGAACGACGATGTCGAACGGCTCGTTGAGAGAATAATATCGGAAAAAGGAATCGAGGCGATACCGAGTTTGATAAACCTCCTCACGGACGAGGACGAAAAGGTTCGAGAGACGGTCTTGCAGATCATATACCGATTCGGTGACACCGCGCGTCCCATTCTACTACAGAAGTACAGAGAGCACATCAAGATGTGCCAACAGAACGATGTGGTGTTGCTCTATCTTGTGGACATACTCTCTGATCTTGGTGAAACGAGCATAAAGAAGGATCTGTACAATCTTCTGAGCAAGTACGACGACGAGTCCGCCCAGCTCGTCATATACGAAGCGATCTGCAAGCTCAAAGACGGCGAAAAGATCCTCGACGTGCTCGCATACTATCTGCTTGAGGATGAATACAGAGAAGAGCTTGCCACGCAGGTCATCATGGCACTCTCACACGTTCCAACACCACGAACAATAGAAGTGCTCGCCAGAGCTTACAGAGACGAGCGATTCACCCAGGACATAAAGAAAGACATCGTACAGGCGATCTCAATGCTGACGATGAAAGATCCAAAGCTCTGGGACCACTTCGAGAAGGTTGCGGATCAAAAGTTGATCTCCGAAGTGAAGGCATTCACAAGATAA